From one Lycium ferocissimum isolate CSIRO_LF1 chromosome 5, AGI_CSIRO_Lferr_CH_V1, whole genome shotgun sequence genomic stretch:
- the LOC132057754 gene encoding uncharacterized protein LOC132057754 encodes MKKTEDAKCQMFYDQLKQLLMSILFLDAFQEMPGFVNYLKELLTKKRPIKHVTVSLTHRVSSIISTTSVQKIEDPGSFTIPCSVGHHDFARALCDNGANIDLMPLAIYKESGLGMPRPTTMRLQNADRSIKRLIGVVDDVLIRVGEFLLPVDFVILDYAVD; translated from the coding sequence ATGAAGAAGACTGAGGATGCTAAGTGTCAAATGTTCTATGATCAGTTGAAGCAGCTATTGATGAgcattctttttcttgatgCCTTCCAAGAGATGCCAGGTTTTGTGAACTATTTGAAGGAGTTGTTGACAAAGAAGAGACCTATCAAACATGTCACTGTGAGTCTGACTCATCGTGTTAGTTCTATCATATCTACAACCAGTGTTCAGAAGATAGAGGATCCAGGGTCCTTTACTATTCCATGTTCTGTTGGTCACCATGATTTTGCCCGTGCTTTATGTGATAATGGGGCTAACATTGACCTCATGCCGCTTGCTATCTATAAGGAATCAGGGTTAGGAATGCCTAGACCTACCACCATGCGACTACAGAATGCCGATAGATCTATAAAGAGGCTAATTGGGGTTGTTGATGATGTGCTTATTCGAGTTGGCGAATTCCTTCTACCGGTAGATTTCGTAATTCTTGATTATGCTGTTGATTGA